In a single window of the Micromonospora sp. WMMD1155 genome:
- a CDS encoding creatininase family protein translates to MDLITTATSTDESERGASVAVLPVGSFEQHGAYLPLLTDTIVACAIAKAVAERYGLFLLPPVTISCSHEHAGWRGTVSISATTLAAVVVDIAGSLQESGIDQLAVINGHGGNYALANVVQEANVAGPRMTLFPARADWDDARVAAGLHSTAHQDMHAGELEVSLLLHVAPEVVRDGFQHADHLADDRRHLLTRGMSGYTSSGVIGLPSHATAAKGEAVLEELVRFFADHYGLLPSPKT, encoded by the coding sequence GTGGATCTGATCACCACGGCGACGAGCACCGACGAGTCCGAGCGAGGGGCGTCCGTCGCGGTCCTCCCAGTCGGCAGTTTCGAGCAGCACGGCGCTTACCTGCCGCTGCTGACGGACACCATCGTGGCATGCGCGATCGCGAAGGCCGTCGCCGAGCGCTACGGCCTCTTTCTGTTGCCGCCGGTGACGATCTCCTGTTCCCATGAGCACGCGGGGTGGCGTGGAACGGTCAGTATCAGCGCCACCACCCTCGCCGCCGTGGTCGTTGATATCGCCGGCTCCCTGCAGGAATCGGGCATCGATCAGCTCGCTGTGATCAACGGCCATGGAGGGAACTACGCGCTTGCCAACGTCGTTCAGGAAGCCAATGTCGCTGGACCGAGGATGACCCTGTTTCCCGCTCGGGCCGACTGGGACGACGCGCGAGTTGCCGCCGGCCTGCACAGCACAGCTCACCAGGACATGCATGCTGGTGAGCTCGAGGTTTCGCTGCTTCTGCACGTTGCGCCCGAGGTGGTTCGTGATGGCTTCCAGCATGCCGACCACCTAGCGGACGACCGACGTCACCTCCTCACGCGGGGCATGAGTGGCTACACCAGCAGCGGCGTCATCGGTTTGCCGTCGCACGCCACTGCCGCCAAGGGCGAAGCCGTACTTGAAGAACTTGTCCGCTTCTTCGCCGACCATTACGGCCTCCTGCCGAGCCCCAAAACATGA
- a CDS encoding acetamidase/formamidase family protein produces the protein MTIMDTITYRPARDELAYTFGGRMPVAHVRSGDILRVHTEDCFGGLVRGPADLPSQVCRMPYLNPVSGPFFVEDAEPGDTLAIHLASIVPARGWGVSSTFPHFGALTGTSQTATLQPPLQERVWVYDIDRQGGTVGFHAVASDHWVKLPLDPMIGTIGVAPGGFEARSTIVPDSHGGNLDTPELRAGATLYLGVNVHGAMLALGDGHARQGEGEACGVGVEIATTTTLVIEVIKGTRTVWPRLETDTSIMSVGCARPLEDAYRIAHRDLVSWTSTLTGLEELDAYQLISQAGRAPIGNVCDPNYTVLAAVDKALLPHPTAAYAGVHARLRQHAAGLR, from the coding sequence GTGACCATTATGGACACGATCACCTACCGGCCGGCCCGCGACGAGTTGGCCTACACCTTCGGCGGGCGGATGCCGGTGGCCCACGTCCGCTCCGGCGACATCCTGCGGGTGCACACCGAGGACTGTTTCGGCGGTCTCGTGCGCGGTCCGGCGGACCTGCCGTCGCAGGTGTGCCGGATGCCGTACCTGAATCCGGTGTCCGGGCCGTTCTTCGTCGAGGACGCCGAACCCGGTGACACCCTCGCCATCCATCTCGCCTCGATCGTCCCCGCCCGGGGCTGGGGTGTGTCATCGACGTTCCCGCACTTCGGGGCGCTCACCGGCACGTCCCAGACCGCGACGCTGCAACCGCCGCTGCAGGAGCGGGTATGGGTGTACGACATCGACCGGCAGGGCGGCACGGTCGGCTTCCACGCCGTGGCCAGCGACCACTGGGTGAAGCTGCCGCTGGACCCGATGATCGGCACGATCGGGGTCGCTCCTGGCGGGTTCGAGGCCCGCTCCACGATCGTCCCTGACTCCCATGGCGGGAACCTGGACACGCCGGAGTTGCGCGCCGGGGCCACCCTCTACCTGGGGGTGAACGTGCACGGGGCGATGCTCGCCCTCGGCGACGGGCACGCCCGCCAGGGCGAGGGTGAGGCCTGCGGCGTCGGGGTGGAGATCGCCACGACCACCACCCTGGTCATCGAGGTCATCAAGGGCACCCGGACGGTGTGGCCCCGCCTGGAGACCGACACGTCGATCATGTCGGTCGGCTGCGCCCGGCCCCTGGAGGACGCCTACCGGATCGCCCACCGCGACCTGGTCAGCTGGACCAGCACCCTCACCGGCCTGGAAGAACTCGACGCCTACCAACTGATTTCGCAGGCCGGCAGGGCACCGATCGGCAACGTGTGCGACCCGAACTACACGGTCCTGGCCGCCGTGGACAAGGCGCTGCTTCCGCACCCGACGGCCGCCTACGCGGGGGTGCACGCCCGGCTGCGCCAGCATGCGGCCGGGCTGCGGTAG
- a CDS encoding helix-turn-helix transcriptional regulator, whose translation MAQTPRRLTPHRSALHGFGAALRQWRERRGLSQRALGRLVHVSGDLIGKVEKAERWPSARFVESCEGALQTGGELARFLSDLESERRLTSVGYRLVDGAEGQLRASIDHPDKPDLLRSWHEQLAGLAIAGNRTGYAGMASTAHAQISVAAAIGRRSRSADRRDVLIAQALWAEFLSWIDEQSDAAEADAWLRRAQQHAVEANAPTLTSYVLMRQSQRALERFDPRNAIALAQRALEEVRLPGRIRALLLIRQAQAYAMGGDQNACAASIDKAHRVAGSDDRGSELPIDVGVHCDPVYVAAHEAQCRLLLGQPAAAANLYEQLLRHWPAQWRVDEALWRSALSSAYVSIGDVERAATEAANALALATGTSSARALRWLNPTAVALRQQQAVPEAAAFVLAYRQATLEACNH comes from the coding sequence GTGGCACAAACTCCACGACGGCTGACCCCGCATCGATCGGCGCTGCATGGATTCGGTGCCGCCCTTCGGCAGTGGCGCGAGCGCCGCGGGCTGTCCCAGCGTGCTCTAGGCAGGCTGGTGCACGTCAGTGGGGACCTCATCGGCAAAGTGGAGAAGGCCGAACGTTGGCCGTCCGCCCGCTTCGTTGAGTCGTGTGAGGGCGCACTGCAGACAGGTGGCGAGCTGGCCCGCTTCCTGTCAGACCTCGAGAGTGAGCGTCGCCTCACCAGCGTCGGCTACCGCTTGGTCGACGGCGCGGAGGGCCAACTCCGGGCCTCCATCGATCATCCCGACAAGCCCGACCTGCTCCGTTCGTGGCACGAGCAGCTCGCCGGTCTGGCCATTGCCGGAAACCGCACCGGATACGCCGGGATGGCGTCCACCGCCCACGCACAGATCAGCGTCGCCGCCGCCATCGGGCGGCGGAGCCGTTCAGCCGACCGCCGAGACGTACTCATCGCGCAGGCACTGTGGGCGGAGTTCCTCAGCTGGATCGATGAGCAGAGTGACGCCGCCGAGGCTGACGCCTGGTTGCGACGCGCGCAGCAGCACGCCGTCGAAGCTAACGCGCCGACGCTGACAAGCTACGTCCTGATGAGGCAGAGCCAACGCGCCCTTGAGCGCTTCGACCCGCGTAATGCCATCGCCCTGGCGCAGCGGGCGCTGGAGGAGGTTCGGTTACCCGGCCGTATCCGCGCACTACTGCTGATCCGCCAGGCCCAGGCCTACGCGATGGGAGGCGATCAGAACGCCTGCGCAGCCAGCATCGACAAGGCGCACAGGGTCGCCGGCAGCGACGACAGGGGCTCGGAGCTGCCGATCGATGTAGGCGTCCACTGCGATCCGGTGTACGTGGCTGCTCACGAAGCGCAATGCCGTCTTCTCCTCGGTCAACCGGCGGCTGCAGCCAATCTCTATGAGCAGCTCCTGCGCCATTGGCCAGCTCAGTGGCGCGTCGACGAGGCCCTTTGGCGGTCGGCCCTGTCCAGCGCCTACGTCAGCATTGGCGATGTCGAGCGCGCGGCGACCGAGGCCGCCAACGCCCTGGCGTTGGCCACAGGCACCTCTTCCGCGCGGGCTTTGCGCTGGTTGAACCCGACGGCGGTGGCCCTTCGACAGCAGCAAGCCGTTCCAGAGGCGGCGGCCTTCGTGCTCGCCTATCGGCAAGCGACCCTCGAAGCATGTAACCATTAG
- a CDS encoding GPP34 family phosphoprotein gives MTASMPQLPLRDELFLLGHNDDTGQPHIHRQALALGMAGAVLTDLFLAGRIALDDPNDDTRPAGDPRIRLRLDRPVGDLVADAAIASVRYANPAPTLRGWLTWFAEDLYERTRAGLHAGGILHRTSRRRLGGLARTDVYLATDTKWAVVARSRLRYLAAGREPPDNHTAALAGLIAVLGLATHLYLDDTNAVAAQLRATAEQHYRPVRDITAAVDAAVGDLATAAYR, from the coding sequence ATGACCGCGTCGATGCCTCAGCTGCCGTTGCGGGACGAGTTGTTCCTGCTCGGCCACAATGACGACACCGGCCAGCCCCACATCCACCGCCAGGCCCTCGCCCTCGGCATGGCAGGCGCGGTCCTGACCGACCTCTTCCTGGCCGGGCGAATCGCGCTCGACGACCCGAACGACGACACCCGCCCGGCCGGCGACCCGAGGATCCGGCTCCGCCTCGACCGGCCCGTCGGTGACCTGGTCGCCGACGCCGCCATCGCCTCGGTCCGCTACGCCAACCCCGCCCCGACACTGCGGGGCTGGCTGACATGGTTCGCCGAGGACCTGTACGAACGCACCCGCGCCGGCCTGCACGCCGGCGGGATCCTGCACCGCACCAGCCGCCGCCGCCTCGGCGGACTCGCCCGCACCGACGTCTACCTCGCCACCGACACCAAATGGGCAGTCGTGGCCCGATCCAGGCTGCGGTATCTCGCCGCCGGCCGGGAGCCGCCGGACAACCACACCGCCGCCCTCGCCGGCCTCATCGCCGTCCTCGGCCTCGCCACCCACCTCTACCTCGACGACACCAACGCCGTCGCCGCCCAGCTGCGGGCGACCGCCGAGCAGCACTACCGGCCCGTACGCGACATCACCGCCGCGGTCGACGCCGCAGTCGGTGACCTCGCCACCGCCGCATACCGCTGA
- a CDS encoding APC family permease, whose amino-acid sequence MSFQNDLSRHGYRQELSRQLRFRDLVAYGLVYMVPIAPMAIFGSVYAGSGGMVALAYAVGVVALVFTAFSYAQMVKAFPMSGSVYNYAGRGISAPVGFLAGWVILLDYVLVPGLLYLVASVAMHSTVPAVPVWLWLLGFVGANTVVNSVGIRMTAMVTRVMLVGELIVLAAFLAVAGWALASGRGRFSWDAFYNSDTFTWSLVAGAVSIAVLSFLGFDGISMLAEETKGGSRQIGRAMAAVLILAGVLFIAQTWLAAMLVPDAGTLLAEGDVNGTAFYDAAAVAGGGWLATLCAVATAIAWGLPNSMVAQVATSRLLYAMARDRQLPAFLAKVSIRRNVPINATLLTGAVSLVLGLYMATRTDGITLLSSLINFGAMVAFLVLHVSVVVHHLIRRRSGNWWAHLVMPGIGFAILAYVVINANIAAQRLGLAWLALGMVILAGLYLTGRRPALSGLAPAQPQARHVERV is encoded by the coding sequence ATGAGTTTCCAGAATGACCTATCCCGACATGGGTATCGACAGGAACTGAGCCGCCAGCTTCGGTTCCGGGACTTGGTCGCGTACGGGCTGGTGTACATGGTGCCGATCGCGCCGATGGCGATCTTCGGCAGCGTGTACGCCGGCTCCGGCGGCATGGTGGCACTGGCGTACGCGGTGGGTGTGGTGGCGTTGGTGTTCACCGCGTTCTCGTACGCGCAGATGGTGAAGGCGTTCCCGATGTCGGGCAGCGTCTACAACTACGCCGGCCGGGGCATCAGCGCGCCGGTCGGTTTCCTGGCCGGCTGGGTGATCCTGCTGGACTACGTGCTCGTACCCGGGCTGCTGTACCTGGTGGCATCGGTGGCGATGCACTCCACCGTGCCCGCGGTGCCGGTGTGGTTGTGGCTGCTCGGATTCGTCGGGGCCAACACGGTCGTCAACTCGGTCGGCATCCGGATGACCGCGATGGTGACCCGCGTGATGCTGGTCGGTGAGTTGATCGTCCTGGCGGCTTTCCTCGCGGTCGCCGGTTGGGCTCTCGCCTCGGGCAGGGGCCGGTTCAGTTGGGACGCCTTCTACAACTCCGACACGTTCACCTGGTCCCTCGTGGCCGGGGCGGTGTCGATCGCGGTGCTGTCCTTCCTCGGCTTCGACGGGATCAGCATGCTGGCCGAGGAGACCAAGGGCGGTTCCCGGCAGATCGGCCGGGCGATGGCGGCCGTGCTCATCCTGGCCGGCGTGCTGTTCATCGCCCAGACCTGGCTGGCCGCGATGCTCGTCCCGGACGCCGGCACCCTCCTCGCGGAGGGCGACGTGAACGGCACCGCCTTTTACGACGCCGCGGCCGTGGCCGGCGGAGGATGGTTAGCGACGTTGTGCGCGGTGGCGACGGCCATCGCGTGGGGCCTGCCGAACTCGATGGTCGCCCAGGTCGCCACGTCCCGGCTGCTGTATGCGATGGCAAGAGACCGGCAGCTTCCCGCCTTCTTGGCGAAGGTGTCGATCCGCCGGAACGTGCCGATCAACGCGACCCTGCTCACCGGCGCGGTGTCCCTGGTGCTCGGCCTGTACATGGCCACCCGCACCGACGGGATCACGCTGCTGTCGTCGCTGATCAACTTCGGGGCGATGGTCGCCTTCCTTGTCCTGCACGTCTCCGTAGTGGTGCACCACCTCATCCGCCGGCGCAGCGGCAACTGGTGGGCGCATCTGGTCATGCCCGGTATCGGGTTCGCGATCCTCGCCTACGTGGTGATCAACGCCAACATCGCCGCGCAGCGCCTCGGCCTGGCCTGGCTCGCCCTCGGCATGGTCATTCTCGCCGGCCTCTACCTGACCGGCCGCCGGCCCGCGCTGTCTGGTTTGGCGCCCGCGCAGCCGCAGGCCCGCCACGTGGAGCGGGTGTGA